One window of Salmo salar unplaced genomic scaffold, Ssal_v3.1, whole genome shotgun sequence genomic DNA carries:
- the LOC123731759 gene encoding pheromone-regulated protein PRM7: MAVGMVAAVVEKLSCMLKDPSPHIPFSRAAAFDSVRSILGRISQSFSTDDLQSPFYMSSVCAFVANEVQSRFQPPASTLPVPPVLPVAVSTTRPADIQADPASSHLNVVDITTNTEADPASFHLEIVKVTPNTEADPACSHLEVVDITPKTDADPACSHLEVVDITPKTDADPACSHLEVQDITPKLEVDPASSHLEVQDITPKTEADPGCSHLEVQDITPKTEADPASSHLEVVNITPNTEEDPAYLHLNVVDITLNTEADPASLHLNVVDITLNTEADPASSHLNVVDITPNTEADPGSSHLEVQDITPKTEAGPASSHLNVVDITPNTEAEPASFHLNIVDIPTNTEAEPISSLLEVVDVTPEERTLTMAVFTTLPADIQAEDVAVVIPDVTPHVTKDVTLDVPCRARKGAVRRLFCRLWRAVCCCACYKEEEEQY; encoded by the exons ATGGCCGTGGGCATGGTGGCGGCCGTAGTGGAGAAGCTCTCCTGCATGTTAAAGGACCCTTCCCCTCACATCCCTTTCTCTCGGGCTGCTGCTTTTGACTCTGTGCGGTCGATCCTCGGGAGAATCAGTCAGTCCTTCTCCACCGATGACCTCCAGAGCCCTTTTTATATGAGCTCTGTCTGTGCCTTTGTGGCGAACGAGGTTCAGAGCCGCTTCCAGCCCCCTGCATCCACCCTACCAGTCCCCCCTGTCCTCCCGGTGGCCGTCTCCACTACACGACCAGCTGACATCCAAGCAG ACCCAGCGTCTTCCCACCTGAATGTTGTGGACATCACCACTAACACAGAGGCAGATCCGGCTTCTTTCCACCTGGAGATTGTGAAAGTCACCCCTAACACAGAGGCAGACCCGGCTTGTTCCCACCTGGAGGTTGTGGACATCACCCCAAAAACAGACGCAGACCCGGCTTGTTCCCACCTGGAGGTTGTGGACATCACCCCAAAAACAGACGCAGACCCGGCTTGTTCCCACCTGGAGGTTCAAGACATCACCCCAAAACTAGAGGTAGACCCGGCTTCTTCCCACCTGGAAGTTCAAGACATCACCCCAAAAACAGAGGCAGACCCGGGTTGTTCCCACCTGGAAGTTCAAGACATCACCCCAAAAACAGAGGCAGACCCGGCATCTTCCCACCTGGAGGTTGTGAACATCACCCCTAACACAGAGGAAGACCCGGCTTATCTCCACCTGAATGTTGTGGACATAACCCTTAATACAGAGGCAGATCCGGCTTCTCTCCACCTGAATGTTGTGGACATAACCCTTAATACAGAGGCAGATCCGGCTTCTTCCCACCTGAATGTTGTGGACATCACCCCTAATACAGAGGCAGATCCGGGTTCTTCCCACCTGGAGGTTCAAGACATCACCCCAAAAACAGAGGCAGGCCCGGCTTCTTCCCACCTGAATGTTGTGGACATAACCCCTAACACAGAGGCAGAGCCGGCTTCTTTCCACCTAAATATTGTGGACATCCCCACTAATACAGAGGCAGAGCCCATCTCTTCCCTCTTGGAGGTTGTGGACGTCACACCTGAAGAAAGGACTCTCACGATGGCCGTCTTCACCACTCTGCCAGCTGACATCCAAGCAG AGGATGTTGCTGTGGTCATCCCGGATGTCACCCCACACGTAACCAAGGACGTGACACTGGATGTTCCATGTAGAGCTAGGAAAGGGGCAGTCCGGCGATTATTTTGCAGGCTTTGGAGGGCAGTGTGCTGCTGCGCCTGCTACAAGGAAGAGGAGGAACAATATTAA